One part of the Sorangiineae bacterium MSr11954 genome encodes these proteins:
- a CDS encoding TetR/AcrR family transcriptional regulator, with amino-acid sequence MSRSRSTKKRPDAYHHGDLRRALIDAALRTLTRHGVEELSLRALARDLGVSPRAPYRHFATKEELLAAVAVSGFRASASFTEERLVAAGPDPLARLRAVGEAYVLFAVQHPAAFRIMYAPYATVNENAPELLRARAEGHAAAMAILEDAQRAGLVREGDPMQLALAFWSTMHGLATLLIEGQLARHDRPIDAAFLATLVSGLLLDGLKRP; translated from the coding sequence ATGTCCAGATCGCGATCCACGAAGAAGCGCCCGGACGCCTACCACCACGGCGATCTTCGCCGCGCGCTCATCGATGCCGCCCTTCGCACCCTCACGCGTCATGGCGTGGAAGAGCTCTCCTTGCGGGCCCTGGCGCGCGATCTGGGCGTCAGCCCGCGCGCGCCCTATCGGCACTTTGCGACGAAGGAGGAGCTCCTGGCCGCCGTGGCCGTCTCCGGCTTTCGCGCCTCCGCCTCGTTTACGGAGGAGCGCTTGGTCGCGGCCGGTCCCGATCCCTTGGCGCGGCTGCGCGCGGTGGGGGAGGCGTACGTTCTCTTCGCGGTCCAGCACCCGGCCGCGTTTCGCATCATGTACGCGCCCTACGCCACCGTGAACGAGAACGCGCCGGAGCTGCTCCGCGCGCGCGCCGAGGGGCACGCGGCGGCCATGGCGATCCTCGAGGATGCGCAGAGGGCGGGGCTCGTTCGCGAGGGCGATCCGATGCAGCTCGCGCTCGCGTTTTGGTCGACCATGCACGGGCTGGCCACGCTCCTGATCGAAGGGCAGCTGGCCCGCCACGATCGACCCATCGACGCGGCGTTCCTCGCGACCCTCGTCAGCGGCTTGCTCCTCGATGGCTTGAAGCGACCGTAG
- a CDS encoding metalloregulator ArsR/SmtB family transcription factor: MVIETLSALAEPNRFRIVELLRSGPHSVNEIRERLRLNQPQVSQHLRVLKEVGLVDVQARAQQRLYELRAAPLRGLHDWLEGYRRLWDARFDELNELVEELKDKEENHGTRKGK, from the coding sequence ATGGTGATCGAGACGCTGTCGGCTCTGGCCGAGCCAAACCGTTTTCGCATCGTGGAGCTTTTGCGCTCCGGACCCCACTCCGTGAACGAGATTCGCGAGCGCCTCCGGCTCAATCAGCCGCAGGTCTCGCAGCATCTGCGGGTGCTCAAGGAGGTCGGGCTCGTCGACGTGCAAGCGCGCGCCCAGCAACGGCTCTACGAGCTGCGCGCCGCGCCGCTGCGCGGGCTACACGATTGGCTCGAGGGGTACCGAAGGCTCTGGGATGCGCGCTTCGATGAATTGAACGAGCTCGTGGAAGAGCTCAAAGACAAGGAAGAAAATCATGGGACGAGAAAAGGAAAGTGA
- a CDS encoding SRPBCC family protein — MNKTTMEQISDRELSITRTFNAPPRIVFDAWTRADLVKRWWAPKSLGVVMASCEADIRVGGAYRYVLRNNGEDIAFSGKYTEITPHSRLVYTHYFEPMFDAGAVIVTVTFIERDGKTVLTSRELYPSKEVLEGALASGMEAGMRDTFDQLDALVASLG, encoded by the coding sequence ATGAACAAAACGACGATGGAGCAAATATCCGATCGCGAGCTCTCGATCACGCGCACCTTCAACGCACCGCCGCGCATCGTCTTCGACGCCTGGACCAGGGCGGATCTCGTGAAGCGCTGGTGGGCTCCCAAATCGCTCGGCGTCGTCATGGCCTCGTGCGAGGCCGACATTCGCGTGGGCGGCGCGTACCGTTACGTTCTTCGGAACAACGGCGAGGATATCGCATTTTCGGGCAAGTACACCGAGATCACGCCGCACTCGCGGCTGGTCTATACGCACTACTTCGAACCGATGTTCGATGCCGGGGCGGTGATTGTCACGGTGACATTCATCGAGCGCGATGGCAAAACGGTTTTGACGTCGCGCGAGCTCTATCCCTCGAAGGAGGTGCTCGAGGGCGCGCTCGCATCGGGGATGGAAGCCGGTATGCGCGATACGTTCGACCAGCTCGACGCGCTCGTGGCGTCCTTGGGGTAG
- a CDS encoding VOC family protein, producing the protein MPLAIDHLVVAARTLDEGAAWVASRLGIAPAGGGKHPMMGTHNRVLSLGRDAYLEVIAIDPDAPPPPRRRWFALDAPAMQARLEAGPALVHWVARTTDIERDAKAAPVDLGDILDATRGNYRWRITVPRDGSLPMDGAFPTLIQWGDERPATALPDSGYRLSSLTVAHPRASAIADALRSMGLAPEEPLHAADAAPGIAAQLHTPSAVYAL; encoded by the coding sequence ATGCCGCTCGCCATCGATCATCTCGTCGTCGCCGCACGCACGTTGGACGAAGGGGCCGCGTGGGTCGCCTCGCGTCTGGGCATCGCGCCCGCCGGGGGCGGCAAGCACCCGATGATGGGCACCCACAACCGGGTGCTCAGCCTCGGCCGCGACGCGTACCTCGAGGTGATCGCCATCGATCCGGACGCACCCCCGCCGCCGCGCCGCCGCTGGTTCGCGCTCGATGCGCCCGCGATGCAGGCGCGCCTGGAGGCCGGTCCCGCGTTGGTCCATTGGGTGGCGAGGACCACGGACATCGAGCGCGACGCGAAGGCCGCGCCCGTGGATCTGGGCGATATCCTCGACGCGACGCGCGGGAACTACCGATGGCGCATCACCGTGCCGCGCGATGGAAGCCTGCCCATGGATGGCGCCTTCCCCACGCTCATCCAATGGGGGGACGAGCGCCCCGCCACCGCGCTCCCCGACTCCGGCTACCGGCTCTCCTCGCTCACCGTCGCGCATCCCCGGGCGAGCGCCATCGCCGACGCGCTGCGATCGATGGGGCTCGCGCCGGAAGAACCGTTGCACGCCGCCGACGCCGCGCCGGGCATCGCGGCGCAGCTGCACACGCCGTCGGCCGTCTACGCGCTTTAG
- a CDS encoding NAD(P)-binding domain-containing protein — translation MKTNSNEGNNRAPVTVIGLGAMGQALASAFLKAGHPVTVWNRSTNKGNGLVAQGAIRAATAADAAKASPIVVACVVDYAAGQAILEPIAADLKGRVLVNLTSDTPERSRETAAWAARHHIDYIDGAVMVPTITIGQPDALLLYSGSQEAFEKHRETLRVLGGNAKFVGADPGAAALFDLALLDLFYSSMASLVHAIALVNADGVSAETFFPYANDFLAMLPAMAPMVVPAIDARKYPGDLDNIRMEAVGIDHIIEASKHRGVDTTVIESVKSVFDRAIAKGHGSDSLSAIFEVLKKPAK, via the coding sequence ATGAAAACGAACTCGAATGAGGGTAACAATCGCGCTCCGGTGACGGTGATTGGCCTCGGGGCCATGGGCCAGGCGCTCGCGAGCGCGTTCCTGAAGGCGGGCCACCCGGTGACGGTGTGGAATCGCTCGACGAACAAAGGTAACGGCCTCGTTGCGCAAGGAGCCATTCGGGCTGCGACGGCGGCCGATGCGGCGAAGGCGAGCCCCATCGTGGTCGCGTGCGTGGTCGATTATGCGGCCGGCCAAGCCATCCTCGAGCCGATCGCCGCCGATTTGAAGGGGCGCGTCCTGGTGAACCTCACCTCCGACACGCCCGAGCGATCGCGCGAGACCGCCGCCTGGGCCGCGCGGCATCATATCGATTACATCGATGGCGCGGTCATGGTCCCGACGATCACCATCGGCCAGCCCGACGCGCTCCTCCTCTACAGCGGATCGCAGGAAGCCTTCGAGAAGCACCGCGAGACCCTGCGGGTGTTGGGCGGCAATGCCAAGTTCGTGGGGGCCGATCCGGGCGCGGCCGCGCTCTTCGATCTGGCGCTGCTCGATCTGTTCTACTCGAGCATGGCGAGCCTGGTTCACGCCATCGCGCTCGTCAACGCGGACGGCGTGTCGGCCGAGACCTTCTTCCCCTACGCCAATGACTTTTTGGCGATGCTGCCCGCCATGGCCCCCATGGTCGTCCCGGCCATCGATGCGCGAAAGTACCCTGGCGACTTGGACAACATCCGCATGGAAGCCGTCGGCATCGACCATATCATCGAGGCCAGCAAACATCGCGGCGTCGACACCACCGTCATCGAGAGCGTCAAATCGGTCTTCGACCGGGCCATCGCCAAAGGCCACGGCAGCGACAGCCTCTCGGCCATCTTCGAGGTGCTGAAGAAGCCCGCGAAGTGA
- a CDS encoding LysR substrate-binding domain-containing protein, which produces MVSCEPTLTQRWLIPRIATFSARHPEIVVHIRAAGGPIHLEREAVDCAIRRSDFEWPPDVHAEGIIEERVGPVCAPALTTKASRLLRLPRIHSETRLDAWDRWAADAGLALPIVPSQTFEHFYLSLAGAEAGLGVAIGPEPLVIDALRQRRLVAPLGFRRNGFRYVMLSRAPVRLDVRKSKLLAWLREQADDPSRGIGP; this is translated from the coding sequence GTGGTCTCGTGCGAGCCGACCTTGACGCAGCGCTGGCTCATCCCCCGCATCGCCACCTTCAGCGCGCGTCATCCGGAGATCGTCGTTCACATCCGGGCCGCCGGCGGGCCGATCCACCTCGAGCGCGAAGCGGTCGACTGCGCGATCCGTCGCAGCGACTTCGAATGGCCTCCCGACGTTCACGCCGAAGGGATCATCGAGGAGCGGGTGGGGCCCGTCTGCGCACCCGCCCTCACGACCAAGGCCTCCCGTCTGTTGCGCCTCCCGCGCATCCACTCGGAGACGCGGCTCGATGCGTGGGACCGCTGGGCGGCCGATGCCGGTCTCGCGCTCCCCATCGTCCCGAGCCAGACCTTCGAGCACTTCTATCTTAGCCTCGCGGGCGCGGAGGCCGGACTCGGCGTGGCCATCGGTCCGGAGCCGCTCGTCATCGATGCGCTGCGCCAGCGCCGCCTCGTGGCCCCGCTCGGCTTCCGGCGAAACGGGTTTCGCTATGTCATGCTCTCGCGCGCCCCCGTTCGACTCGACGTGCGAAAGAGCAAGCTCTTGGCCTGGCTCCGGGAACAAGCCGACGATCCTTCGCGCGGCATCGGCCCGTGA
- a CDS encoding DUF2974 domain-containing protein, translating to MKRPISLYRDTRGAGTVEYALILVAILLLGAGAWKLLGANTQKSVQCAGSALGTGGGACGGGSGTGTSGSGDPGTGSSTPGLPGGSSVEGGGNGGNNPQALASTGGPSFSDQVRGQDAKQIDGDLANLAADVYNKPGGEAPPGWARVDPAYLDSVGIDPSSLSDDKFFGGSGFRAAIYTDGKGNYVLSYAGTDPLSPADWANNLKQGLGYDATQYNQAIALAKDAKAAFGDNLVITGHSLGGGLASAAALATGSPAVTFNAAGLSDDTIKKLDLDPAAARQWAESGQIRRYAVEGEILTNIQEKNPLTRGKAPDAIGTKIDLPDPNPLGWKQYIPGAKTAHGIKNHLNGAIHDAWHQKYPQW from the coding sequence ATGAAGCGACCAATCTCCCTCTATCGAGACACACGCGGTGCGGGCACAGTCGAATACGCTCTTATCCTGGTAGCGATCCTGCTCCTTGGAGCGGGCGCCTGGAAGCTCCTCGGGGCCAATACCCAGAAGTCGGTCCAATGCGCGGGATCCGCATTGGGCACCGGCGGGGGTGCCTGCGGAGGAGGGAGCGGAACGGGTACTTCCGGCTCCGGAGATCCGGGGACCGGCAGCTCCACCCCCGGACTCCCCGGTGGCTCCAGTGTGGAAGGAGGTGGCAATGGAGGAAACAACCCGCAGGCGCTGGCCAGCACGGGCGGCCCCTCCTTCTCCGACCAGGTTCGCGGGCAGGACGCCAAGCAAATCGATGGCGACTTGGCGAACCTCGCGGCGGACGTCTACAACAAACCCGGCGGCGAAGCGCCCCCGGGGTGGGCACGGGTCGATCCAGCTTACCTCGATAGCGTGGGCATCGATCCCTCGTCGCTCTCGGACGACAAATTCTTCGGTGGCTCCGGCTTCCGCGCCGCCATCTACACCGACGGCAAAGGCAACTACGTCCTCTCGTACGCGGGCACCGATCCTCTCAGCCCCGCGGACTGGGCCAACAACCTCAAACAGGGTCTGGGCTACGACGCTACGCAGTACAACCAAGCGATCGCGCTCGCCAAGGATGCCAAGGCCGCCTTCGGAGACAACCTCGTCATCACGGGCCACTCCCTGGGAGGCGGTCTTGCGAGCGCGGCCGCGCTGGCTACCGGCAGTCCGGCCGTCACCTTCAACGCCGCGGGCCTCAGCGATGATACAATCAAGAAGCTGGACCTCGATCCCGCCGCCGCCAGGCAGTGGGCCGAGAGCGGTCAGATCCGCCGCTACGCCGTCGAAGGAGAGATATTGACCAACATTCAGGAAAAGAACCCCCTGACCCGAGGAAAGGCGCCCGATGCCATCGGGACCAAGATCGACCTGCCGGATCCCAACCCGCTGGGCTGGAAGCAGTACATCCCGGGCGCGAAGACGGCGCACGGGATCAAGAACCACCTCAACGGCGCCATCCACGACGCCTGGCACCAGAAGTATCCACAATGGTAA
- a CDS encoding cupin domain-containing protein produces MTEPKNHPYATHLDIKFDPLTLIDVAQLAKAVTDPWYNQTLCKVNDSVVRLGVMQGEYHWHKHDNDDEFFFVLSGKFIVDLEGRSVELLPNQGFVVPRGVVHCTRAPEKSVILMIETAAIVPTGDE; encoded by the coding sequence ATGACCGAACCGAAAAACCATCCTTATGCGACGCACCTGGACATCAAATTCGATCCGCTGACCTTGATCGACGTCGCGCAGCTCGCCAAAGCGGTGACCGACCCGTGGTACAATCAAACCCTCTGCAAAGTAAACGACTCCGTCGTTCGGTTGGGCGTGATGCAAGGCGAGTATCACTGGCACAAACACGACAACGACGATGAGTTTTTTTTCGTCCTGAGCGGCAAGTTCATCGTCGACCTCGAAGGGCGATCGGTCGAGCTCTTGCCCAATCAGGGCTTCGTCGTACCACGAGGCGTCGTCCATTGCACGCGGGCCCCCGAGAAGAGCGTCATCCTCATGATCGAGACGGCGGCCATCGTCCCCACGGGCGATGAGTGA
- a CDS encoding glycoside hydrolase family 5 protein codes for MLGAAGALAALSCQDQGDAPLASTAQPLVAARSPIAVARKGQASEAWVFRDAAGREIVLRGFNVAGSTKLYENGLLPFRSTADAAKSAQAMRDQTGANAVRFLISWEGVQPAAGSIGYAYLDRAIAQMREFVQRGFYILVDYHQDLYSAHLFDTGSWYTGDGAPKWIIQAGNYPAEWCGACLLWGQNMQSNGAVRQAAHDLWHNRRITTSAGEMGVQDAFLQQASAAMVYLEQQLSAQEFQSILGFNPFNEPFDGGLDGKSGLEWEKTYLWPFYQRFRSAMDAAGWGDKPAFVEPLVFWNTAVGEEGGLSSVGPLGARYVFNSHYYDGMRMVIDPTPASDGVYDAPMNRIRARARAVATAPFVSEFGNKMSGSGSDRTPWIVRAMYQAMDSGVAGAKWWDDAASGGTVLSSTQWHWDIYNGRHHELMNGNPDKVQTAGDAWNGEDFSVAVSDASGNVSLRLDSRVLDRLYPTAVAGDILAFAYEDLARSGFGGAGQQQAWLAAPKGMPNVAALIASRPFGVLIWREPAANTATTELHLPQSFAPASTVVVGDVARAIGLPSSGAVFVAEEPGSAIARRLVIRPSGGASGAIHVALVLNAASGPIVAPEQLTGAANELIAWRKLRFPDSTAP; via the coding sequence GTGCTTGGCGCAGCGGGGGCGCTGGCGGCGCTGAGCTGTCAGGACCAAGGCGACGCGCCCTTAGCCTCCACGGCGCAGCCGCTGGTTGCCGCCCGATCGCCCATCGCGGTCGCGCGAAAAGGCCAAGCCTCCGAAGCGTGGGTGTTCCGAGACGCGGCGGGGCGCGAAATCGTGCTTCGCGGATTCAATGTCGCGGGCAGCACCAAGCTCTACGAAAACGGCTTATTGCCATTTCGGAGCACGGCGGATGCCGCAAAATCGGCCCAGGCCATGCGAGACCAAACCGGCGCCAACGCCGTTCGCTTTCTCATCAGCTGGGAGGGCGTGCAGCCGGCGGCGGGGAGCATCGGCTACGCGTACCTCGATCGGGCGATCGCGCAGATGCGCGAGTTCGTGCAGCGAGGCTTTTATATCTTGGTCGATTATCACCAAGATTTGTATTCGGCCCATCTCTTCGACACGGGCAGCTGGTACACGGGAGACGGCGCGCCCAAGTGGATCATTCAAGCCGGCAATTATCCCGCCGAGTGGTGCGGTGCGTGCCTCCTCTGGGGGCAGAACATGCAGTCGAACGGGGCCGTGCGGCAGGCGGCCCACGACCTCTGGCACAATCGGAGGATCACCACCTCGGCGGGCGAAATGGGCGTTCAGGATGCCTTCCTCCAGCAAGCCTCGGCCGCCATGGTTTATCTCGAACAGCAGCTGAGCGCGCAAGAGTTCCAGAGTATTTTGGGCTTCAATCCATTCAACGAGCCCTTCGATGGCGGCTTGGATGGAAAGAGCGGCCTGGAATGGGAGAAGACATACCTCTGGCCGTTCTATCAGCGGTTCCGAAGCGCCATGGACGCGGCAGGGTGGGGCGACAAGCCGGCCTTCGTGGAGCCCTTGGTGTTCTGGAACACGGCTGTGGGCGAGGAGGGCGGATTGTCCTCCGTGGGCCCGCTCGGCGCCCGCTATGTCTTCAATAGTCATTATTACGATGGCATGCGCATGGTCATCGATCCCACGCCAGCGTCGGATGGCGTTTACGATGCCCCCATGAACCGAATCCGCGCCCGCGCCCGCGCGGTGGCCACGGCGCCCTTCGTGTCGGAGTTCGGCAACAAGATGTCGGGCAGCGGGAGCGACCGCACCCCGTGGATCGTTCGTGCGATGTACCAGGCCATGGATTCGGGGGTGGCGGGCGCGAAATGGTGGGACGACGCAGCCTCGGGCGGCACCGTGCTCTCGTCGACGCAATGGCATTGGGATATCTACAACGGCCGCCATCATGAGCTCATGAACGGCAACCCCGATAAGGTGCAGACGGCCGGCGATGCCTGGAACGGCGAGGACTTTTCGGTCGCCGTCTCCGACGCCTCGGGCAACGTTTCGTTGCGGCTCGATTCGCGGGTGCTCGATCGTCTCTATCCGACCGCGGTGGCCGGCGACATCCTCGCCTTTGCCTACGAAGACCTTGCGCGTTCGGGCTTCGGCGGCGCGGGCCAGCAGCAAGCGTGGTTGGCTGCGCCCAAAGGGATGCCCAATGTCGCCGCGTTGATCGCAAGTCGTCCATTTGGAGTCTTGATTTGGCGCGAGCCCGCCGCGAACACGGCCACGACGGAGCTGCACCTCCCGCAGTCATTTGCGCCCGCGAGCACGGTCGTCGTGGGCGATGTGGCGCGCGCGATCGGGCTTCCGTCTTCCGGCGCCGTTTTCGTGGCCGAGGAGCCAGGCTCCGCGATCGCACGTCGCCTGGTGATCCGGCCATCGGGGGGTGCATCTGGCGCGATCCATGTGGCCCTCGTTCTCAACGCTGCGTCTGGCCCGATCGTTGCTC
- a CDS encoding cyclase family protein, translating to MSATTSTPPSLLAMLRQSRFVDLTHSFDPAIPHCDSFAPEERITLYHYDEGVGTRGSGFLAHEYRHVGQWGTHVDPPAHFVRGLRYLDEIGVDEMILPLAVLDIADRAAKDPDTVVTLPDILAWEAAHGCLPVRAFVALYTGWDARWPCATRMANRDAAGVAHFPGWSLEALHFLAEQRDVTAIGHDTTDTDPGIVVSRREAPLETYWLRNDKWQIELLANLGMVPRAGALIVATWPKPRQGSGFPARAFAIVPSEADLD from the coding sequence ATGTCTGCGACGACCTCCACCCCTCCCTCCCTGCTCGCCATGCTGCGCCAAAGTCGATTCGTGGATCTGACGCATAGCTTCGATCCTGCAATTCCCCATTGCGACAGCTTCGCGCCCGAGGAACGGATCACCCTCTACCATTACGATGAGGGGGTCGGAACGCGCGGCAGTGGCTTTCTCGCCCACGAATATCGACATGTCGGCCAGTGGGGCACGCACGTCGATCCGCCGGCGCATTTCGTGCGCGGGCTGAGGTATCTCGACGAAATTGGCGTGGACGAGATGATCCTCCCGCTGGCCGTCCTGGATATCGCGGACCGAGCGGCGAAGGATCCGGATACCGTGGTCACGCTCCCCGATATCCTCGCCTGGGAAGCCGCGCATGGCTGCCTTCCGGTCCGCGCCTTCGTCGCGCTCTACACCGGTTGGGACGCGCGTTGGCCGTGCGCGACCCGCATGGCCAACCGCGACGCGGCCGGCGTTGCACACTTCCCCGGATGGAGCCTCGAAGCTCTGCATTTTTTGGCCGAGCAACGCGATGTGACCGCGATCGGCCATGACACGACCGATACCGATCCCGGCATCGTCGTCTCCCGCCGAGAGGCACCGCTCGAGACGTACTGGCTCCGCAACGATAAGTGGCAGATCGAGCTTCTGGCCAACCTGGGCATGGTCCCGAGGGCGGGCGCGCTGATCGTCGCGACATGGCCGAAGCCGAGGCAAGGGTCCGGGTTCCCAGCCCGTGCCTTCGCGATCGTCCCGAGCGAGGCGGACCTCGATTGA
- a CDS encoding siderophore-interacting protein: MPRRTSNPLAMAFAKYKVEATVTEAEQVTPSMRSIRLVADEAIPFHYVPGQHVRVQINDPLSVYGILRPGQTLRTYTIWDFAPEERALELRVHIHGGEGIGLKWAKEVRRGDPVTLWWPQGDFFLREAPYHLFIGEEAASAAFGPMIRALGDSARVVALLESDSVLHDVPIPGLHALRRVHRHGASAVSSQTLLAALAELDLPDGPGAAYVAGEAKTCQMVRDYLMRERQWARAGIKVKPFWSPGKYGLH, encoded by the coding sequence ATGCCCCGGAGAACGAGCAATCCGCTGGCCATGGCCTTCGCCAAGTACAAGGTGGAGGCGACGGTCACCGAGGCCGAGCAGGTCACCCCGTCGATGCGGAGCATCCGCCTGGTGGCGGACGAGGCCATCCCGTTCCACTACGTTCCGGGCCAGCACGTCCGCGTTCAAATCAACGATCCCTTGTCCGTGTACGGGATTCTGCGCCCCGGGCAGACGCTCCGCACGTACACCATTTGGGACTTCGCGCCCGAGGAGCGCGCGCTCGAGCTTCGCGTGCACATCCACGGAGGCGAAGGGATTGGTCTGAAATGGGCGAAGGAGGTGCGCCGGGGCGATCCGGTGACGCTTTGGTGGCCGCAGGGCGATTTCTTCCTTCGCGAGGCGCCCTACCATTTGTTCATCGGCGAGGAGGCCGCGAGCGCCGCGTTTGGCCCCATGATCCGCGCGCTGGGCGACTCCGCGCGGGTGGTTGCTCTTTTGGAGAGCGACTCCGTTTTGCACGACGTACCCATCCCCGGCCTTCACGCGCTTCGCCGCGTGCACCGCCACGGAGCATCGGCCGTGTCCTCGCAAACCCTCCTCGCCGCCCTGGCCGAGCTCGATTTACCCGATGGCCCGGGCGCGGCTTACGTGGCCGGTGAAGCCAAGACCTGTCAGATGGTCCGCGATTACCTGATGCGCGAACGCCAATGGGCGCGCGCGGGGATCAAGGTCAAACCGTTTTGGAGCCCTGGCAAATACGGGTTGCACTGA
- a CDS encoding WHG domain-containing protein, producing the protein MPAPSKIKKEKKAATAKAPSAARVMSRRDRVREGTLAEIHAVARKLLIEQGSAAVTINAIARAIGMSGPALYYYFGSHEELVGAVTADFYRELAETMEAARDAHRSAPAARRLMSICRAMRGWAKAHPAEFGWIFASPVTPSNRAPGSPRYRAGQRCEQVFLDEVVAIWEAKPFPVPKLEELPPSLRKQLRSYAATLEGRLPPAAVHVFLKGWIRLYGLLCMEVLHQLDFAYSDMEPIFEECLQDLSVMLALESPWK; encoded by the coding sequence ATGCCGGCGCCGTCCAAAATCAAGAAGGAGAAGAAGGCCGCGACCGCGAAGGCCCCGAGCGCGGCCCGCGTCATGAGCCGGCGGGACAGGGTTCGCGAGGGGACCTTGGCGGAGATCCATGCCGTCGCCCGCAAGCTGCTGATCGAGCAGGGCTCCGCGGCCGTGACCATCAACGCCATCGCGCGGGCGATAGGCATGAGCGGGCCGGCCCTTTACTACTATTTCGGCAGCCACGAAGAGCTGGTGGGCGCGGTGACCGCGGACTTCTACCGCGAGCTGGCGGAGACCATGGAGGCCGCGCGCGACGCCCATCGATCGGCCCCCGCGGCGCGCAGGTTGATGAGCATTTGCCGCGCCATGCGGGGTTGGGCGAAGGCCCACCCGGCGGAGTTTGGCTGGATCTTCGCGAGCCCCGTCACGCCCTCGAACCGTGCTCCGGGGTCGCCGCGCTATCGGGCCGGCCAGCGCTGCGAGCAAGTCTTTTTGGACGAGGTCGTGGCCATCTGGGAGGCAAAGCCGTTTCCCGTGCCCAAGCTGGAGGAGCTGCCCCCTTCCCTTCGGAAGCAGCTGCGCAGCTACGCGGCGACCCTCGAGGGGCGCTTGCCGCCCGCGGCGGTGCACGTCTTTTTGAAGGGCTGGATCCGGCTCTATGGGCTTTTGTGCATGGAGGTGTTGCACCAGCTGGACTTCGCCTATTCCGATATGGAGCCCATCTTCGAAGAGTGCTTGCAGGATTTGAGCGTCATGCTCGCCCTGGAGAGTCCATGGAAATAG
- a CDS encoding ankyrin repeat domain-containing protein, giving the protein MVISRLTSLLLSVVLLTSAACDSKDKEKSSVGRTVDTKEVFSDPAVVELAEATAKGDPVKIKPGTNVNAVGSKGVSLLQWAMLNKSKAGFQSLLDAGADTSHTDEMGDAVMHYAAKAEDPTYLDMLLARKVDPNTPNAVTWHTPLMGALMAERKEHFRKLLAAGANPNLAERLGNTSLHVAAKINENQLLLEMLKAGADPTAKNKQGLTFQRYLNMTPQNILSAEAKGQRENVLTWLREHNVPVET; this is encoded by the coding sequence ATGGTAATCTCTAGACTCACATCGCTGCTGTTGTCGGTGGTCCTGCTAACGTCTGCGGCCTGCGACTCGAAGGACAAGGAGAAGTCGTCCGTGGGGCGAACCGTCGACACCAAAGAGGTCTTTTCCGATCCCGCGGTCGTGGAGCTGGCCGAGGCAACCGCCAAAGGCGATCCCGTCAAGATCAAACCCGGCACCAACGTGAACGCCGTTGGGAGCAAGGGGGTGAGCCTGCTCCAGTGGGCCATGTTGAACAAGAGCAAGGCCGGATTCCAATCGCTCCTCGACGCCGGCGCCGACACCTCGCACACCGACGAGATGGGCGATGCCGTGATGCACTACGCGGCCAAGGCCGAAGATCCGACCTATTTGGACATGCTGCTCGCCCGCAAGGTCGATCCCAACACGCCGAACGCGGTCACCTGGCACACGCCGCTCATGGGCGCGCTGATGGCGGAGCGCAAAGAGCACTTCCGTAAGTTGCTGGCGGCGGGCGCCAATCCAAACCTCGCCGAGCGCCTCGGCAACACGTCGCTCCACGTGGCGGCCAAGATCAACGAGAACCAGCTCCTTCTGGAGATGCTCAAGGCGGGCGCCGACCCCACCGCCAAGAACAAGCAAGGTCTGACCTTCCAGCGCTATCTCAATATGACGCCGCAGAACATTCTGTCGGCCGAGGCCAAAGGCCAGCGCGAAAATGTATTGACCTGGCTGCGCGAGCACAACGTTCCCGTCGAAACGTAA